The Sinobacterium norvegicum genome includes a region encoding these proteins:
- a CDS encoding AgmX/PglI C-terminal domain-containing protein — translation MTTAFNIMAPVSLDLTLPWKDDLQQEERFKKLLIRGIIPFLLLFLLVPWLPVFETEAEFEERVVMEVILEPLEQVEPPPAKKPKPKPQPVKPKVKSSSPPAASKDNGSQSLSALTSQLSSLSSGLNMQKMQNKNLAQNTGGNVEYAERSTLGSDNATQQSGGIEVDVNAMSDSSGSLAAYNPKAVAGASGGNASGPRKGYSSYQNGKRDMESIRRTFEHKKSSVYALYTQALRQFPDLSGKFTFQLVIEPDGSISQLKLVNSELQKNDLERQILAKIKSIHFGAADVSSTTVQYKFVFLPS, via the coding sequence ATGACGACTGCATTTAATATTATGGCGCCAGTCAGCCTGGATTTAACCCTGCCCTGGAAGGATGATCTACAGCAGGAGGAGCGTTTTAAGAAACTGCTGATCAGAGGCATTATTCCCTTTCTATTACTTTTTCTCTTGGTGCCCTGGCTACCGGTTTTTGAAACCGAAGCCGAATTTGAGGAGAGGGTGGTCATGGAGGTGATACTCGAGCCGCTGGAGCAGGTCGAGCCACCACCGGCGAAGAAGCCCAAACCCAAGCCTCAGCCAGTTAAACCGAAGGTGAAATCAAGCTCGCCGCCGGCGGCATCGAAGGATAACGGCAGCCAATCATTATCGGCACTAACAAGTCAGCTTAGTTCGCTCAGCAGTGGTTTGAATATGCAGAAGATGCAGAACAAGAACCTGGCGCAAAACACCGGCGGTAATGTCGAATATGCTGAGCGCTCCACCCTGGGCAGCGATAATGCCACCCAGCAGAGCGGCGGTATCGAGGTGGATGTTAATGCCATGTCAGATAGCTCCGGTAGCTTGGCAGCTTACAATCCCAAGGCGGTGGCTGGCGCCAGCGGCGGTAATGCCAGCGGCCCGCGAAAGGGTTATTCGTCCTATCAGAACGGCAAGCGGGATATGGAGAGCATACGCCGCACCTTTGAGCACAAGAAGTCCAGTGTTTATGCGCTTTATACCCAGGCGCTTAGGCAGTTTCCCGACCTCAGCGGCAAGTTTACTTTCCAACTGGTCATCGAGCCCGATGGCAGTATTTCACAGCTAAAGTTGGTCAACAGTGAGTTACAGAAAAACGATTTAGAGCGTCAGATTCTCGCCAAAATCAAGAGTATCCACTTTGGTGCTGCCGATGTTAGCTCGACAACGGTGCAGTATAAATTTGTCTTCCTGCCAAGTTAA
- a CDS encoding ABC-F family ATPase has translation MITTANITMQFGAEPLFENISAQFGGGNRYGLIGANGCGKSTFMKILSGELAPTSGNFSITPGNKVGTLSQDQFAFEEYSVVDAVIMGDVELWKVKVERERIYALPEMSEEDGMKVAELEVEFAEMDGYSAESRAGDILLEAGIDEEFHFGLMSQVAPGYKVRVLLAQALFANPDILLLDEPTNNLDIHTINWLAEVLNQRKATMIIISHDRHFLNSVCTHMADIDYGELRIYPGNYEAFVEASELIRSQLLLENAKKSEEIAELQAFVNRFGANASKAKQASSRAKKMDKIKLDDVKSSSRMTPSISMKQDKKLHRQALILEDLGHGFDGETLFSKGNIILEAGAKLAVIGENGAGKSTFLRCLMNELQPNSGDIKWAENAQVGYCPQDSTADFDCDLNLFDWMSQWRTPKHDDLAVRGMLGRLLFTDDDANKQARVCSGGEKNRLLFGKLMMMNTNVLVMDEPTNHLDLEAIDALNIALKAYDGTLIFVSHDREFVSSLATRVIEIKDQQVVDFQGTYDEYLLSQQDVQDVA, from the coding sequence TTGATTACCACCGCAAACATCACCATGCAGTTCGGCGCCGAGCCGCTGTTCGAAAACATCTCCGCTCAATTTGGCGGCGGCAACCGCTATGGCCTGATTGGCGCCAACGGCTGTGGTAAATCGACTTTTATGAAAATCCTCAGCGGTGAGCTGGCGCCCACCTCGGGTAACTTCTCCATCACCCCGGGCAATAAGGTCGGCACCCTAAGCCAGGACCAGTTCGCCTTCGAAGAATACAGCGTTGTCGACGCCGTCATCATGGGTGATGTTGAGCTGTGGAAGGTCAAGGTCGAACGCGAGCGTATCTACGCCCTGCCAGAGATGAGCGAAGAAGACGGCATGAAAGTCGCCGAGCTGGAAGTTGAGTTCGCCGAGATGGACGGCTACAGCGCCGAGAGCCGCGCCGGTGATATTCTGCTGGAAGCCGGTATCGATGAGGAATTTCACTTCGGCCTGATGAGCCAGGTCGCCCCCGGCTACAAGGTGCGTGTTCTATTGGCCCAGGCATTGTTTGCCAACCCGGATATTCTGCTGCTCGATGAACCGACCAACAACTTGGACATCCACACCATTAACTGGCTGGCCGAGGTATTGAATCAGCGCAAGGCGACGATGATTATCATCTCCCACGACCGCCACTTCTTAAACAGTGTCTGTACCCACATGGCCGACATCGATTACGGCGAGCTGCGTATCTACCCCGGCAACTACGAGGCCTTTGTCGAGGCCTCTGAATTGATCCGTTCACAGCTGCTGCTCGAGAACGCCAAGAAGAGCGAAGAAATAGCGGAGCTGCAAGCCTTTGTTAACCGCTTTGGCGCCAATGCTTCCAAGGCCAAACAGGCCAGCTCGCGTGCCAAGAAGATGGATAAGATTAAGCTCGATGATGTGAAATCATCCAGCCGTATGACCCCGTCGATCAGCATGAAGCAGGATAAGAAACTGCACCGCCAGGCGCTGATACTGGAAGACCTCGGCCACGGTTTTGACGGTGAAACCCTGTTCAGCAAGGGTAATATTATTCTGGAAGCCGGCGCCAAGCTGGCGGTTATCGGTGAAAACGGTGCCGGCAAGAGTACCTTCCTACGCTGTTTGATGAACGAGTTACAGCCCAACAGCGGCGACATCAAGTGGGCCGAGAACGCCCAGGTGGGCTACTGCCCACAGGACAGCACCGCCGATTTCGACTGCGATTTAAACCTGTTTGATTGGATGAGCCAATGGCGTACCCCCAAGCACGATGACCTCGCCGTACGTGGCATGCTGGGCCGTCTACTGTTCACCGATGACGACGCCAACAAACAGGCACGGGTGTGCTCGGGTGGTGAAAAGAACCGCCTGTTATTCGGCAAGTTGATGATGATGAATACCAACGTATTGGTCATGGATGAGCCCACCAACCACCTGGACCTCGAAGCCATCGATGCGTTAAACATCGCCTTAAAAGCCTACGACGGCACGCTGATCTTCGTCAGCCACGACCGCGAGTTTGTGTCATCGTTAGCGACCCGAGTCATCGAGATTAAAGATCAGCAAGTAGTCGATTTCCAGGGCACCTACGACGAGTACTTGCTCAGCCAGCAGGATGTGCAAGACGTCGCCTAA
- a CDS encoding helix-turn-helix domain-containing protein has protein sequence MTHSKTKTSFYRRLYVAHLINTGCHSVPAITAETGMPRRTAQDTIKALDELDIHCAFIGATKDGAYKILDWGPIDQDWVVNNVTKIKRVLAL, from the coding sequence ATGACGCACAGCAAAACCAAAACCAGCTTTTATCGACGCCTGTATGTCGCCCATTTAATCAATACTGGCTGCCATAGCGTGCCGGCCATTACCGCTGAAACCGGTATGCCCCGACGCACAGCCCAAGACACCATCAAAGCCTTGGATGAACTCGATATCCATTGTGCGTTTATCGGCGCCACCAAAGATGGCGCTTATAAAATCCTAGATTGGGGTCCTATCGACCAAGACTGGGTGGTGAACAACGTCACAAAGATTAAACGCGTTTTAGCCCTGTAG
- a CDS encoding biopolymer transporter ExbD, with the protein MALKLSKTSVDEAELDITSFMNLMIVLVPVLLLSLTFTNVTVHQLKLPDLTGGMSQTEQAMAEFEIAIDEQGLSVYYPADTLVQHIPKRQVDGMTDHDFVTLASVVQGIKQQLPERKDVVLKSAANVSYQTLVSAMDTVKSYKTVVAASLVEVELFPQVSLVNLAQ; encoded by the coding sequence ATGGCATTGAAACTCAGTAAAACATCGGTCGATGAGGCAGAGCTCGACATCACCTCTTTCATGAACTTGATGATTGTTCTGGTGCCGGTATTGTTGCTCAGTCTGACCTTTACCAATGTCACGGTACATCAGTTAAAACTGCCAGATTTAACCGGTGGTATGAGCCAGACTGAACAGGCCATGGCGGAATTTGAAATCGCCATCGATGAGCAGGGGCTGAGTGTTTACTACCCCGCCGACACCTTGGTTCAGCATATTCCCAAACGTCAGGTTGACGGTATGACAGACCATGATTTTGTCACCCTGGCATCGGTGGTACAGGGTATCAAACAGCAGCTACCTGAGCGTAAAGACGTGGTACTCAAGTCGGCAGCCAATGTCAGTTATCAGACGCTGGTCTCGGCGATGGATACGGTGAAATCCTATAAGACTGTGGTGGCTGCCAGTTTGGTAGAGGTAGAGTTATTCCCACAGGTTTCGCTGGTGAATCTAGCGCAATAA
- a CDS encoding MotA/TolQ/ExbB proton channel family protein — translation MADVYSTIVRFFQDGGFFIYPIGLVLVIGLVISIERWMYLSREKNRNIKAFDNFLPLLRTNDLDKMQLFTRDINVPVTRIIGCGLDMMRVSKQRGDIENAMSEGILEALPKLEKRTGYLSVLANIATLLGLLGTIVGLIAAFTAVASADPSEKSALLSLSISVAMNTTAFGLIAAIPLLALHAVLQNRTASIVSSIEMSAVKFLNVMTLNRNIEAGLARSGDDELVSGS, via the coding sequence ATGGCAGATGTCTACAGCACAATTGTTCGCTTTTTTCAGGATGGCGGCTTCTTTATTTATCCCATAGGTCTGGTGCTGGTCATCGGTCTGGTGATCAGTATCGAGCGCTGGATGTATTTATCGCGTGAAAAAAACCGCAATATTAAGGCCTTCGATAATTTTCTACCGCTGCTACGCACCAATGATCTCGATAAGATGCAGCTATTTACCCGCGATATTAACGTGCCGGTCACACGTATTATTGGTTGTGGCCTCGATATGATGCGGGTGTCTAAGCAGCGTGGTGACATCGAGAACGCCATGAGCGAGGGCATTCTGGAAGCGCTACCAAAACTGGAAAAACGCACCGGCTATCTGTCGGTGCTGGCTAATATTGCCACCTTGCTCGGTCTGCTCGGTACTATTGTCGGTTTGATCGCCGCCTTTACCGCCGTCGCCAGTGCCGACCCGTCGGAAAAATCGGCGTTGTTATCGCTGTCTATCTCGGTGGCGATGAACACCACCGCCTTCGGTTTGATTGCGGCCATCCCTCTACTGGCCCTGCATGCGGTATTGCAAAACAGAACTGCCTCGATTGTTAGCAGCATTGAAATGTCGGCGGTCAAGTTTCTTAATGTGATGACATTGAACAGGAATATTGAGGCGGGTTTGGCCCGCTCCGGTGATGATGAGCTGGTTTCTGGGAGCTAG
- a CDS encoding HEAT repeat domain-containing protein: MIKFSQFENTIKSLGIVAAVGLMQGCSSTFTFNAEIDDPEPSKEQYVSSDQDTPATLKFSHHIPEGHVQAQGEILNYVYQQDKKTIDTADFFLQAMDKELQARNLPVAFDEAGTDNLDLLAYDTIAHRRNGFSPLVMISMAKVDLTASGETHRIVGLIKRAKVPIWHLSEESLVESTINQPQELLIKEVAAKINVIMFDDQLSDASVETVVEQVNANIDADADAAYQKVYELGYSNNATALPALRGYSQHEAEYIRLAAISGMGMIGGEAVLSELQQLYTSGKQWQDRAVALKAIGDIQSEESVAFMKEEQEKWQAETGLEATWNQKILSLYLD, translated from the coding sequence ATGATTAAGTTTTCTCAATTCGAGAATACAATTAAATCTCTCGGCATTGTTGCCGCGGTAGGATTAATGCAAGGCTGTAGCAGCACCTTCACCTTCAACGCAGAGATTGATGACCCCGAGCCCTCTAAAGAGCAGTATGTTTCTTCCGATCAAGATACGCCGGCAACGCTAAAGTTTAGCCATCATATCCCAGAGGGGCATGTGCAGGCTCAGGGTGAAATCCTCAATTACGTCTATCAGCAAGATAAAAAAACAATCGACACCGCGGATTTTTTCTTGCAGGCGATGGATAAAGAGCTTCAAGCGAGAAATTTGCCCGTCGCTTTTGATGAGGCCGGCACTGATAATCTAGATCTGCTTGCCTATGATACTATCGCCCATCGTAGAAATGGCTTTTCGCCATTGGTGATGATTTCTATGGCCAAGGTTGATCTGACAGCCTCGGGTGAAACGCATCGCATCGTTGGGTTGATCAAGCGCGCCAAGGTACCTATTTGGCACTTATCCGAAGAGTCGCTGGTTGAATCAACCATAAATCAACCGCAAGAGTTATTGATCAAAGAGGTTGCCGCAAAGATCAATGTCATCATGTTTGATGATCAGTTGTCAGACGCGAGTGTGGAGACAGTGGTTGAGCAGGTAAACGCCAATATCGATGCTGATGCGGATGCTGCTTACCAGAAGGTCTATGAATTAGGTTACTCAAATAATGCGACAGCCTTGCCAGCGCTCCGTGGTTATAGTCAGCATGAGGCTGAGTATATCCGTTTAGCTGCGATTTCTGGTATGGGTATGATTGGTGGTGAGGCTGTGCTCTCCGAGCTACAGCAGTTATATACCTCAGGCAAGCAATGGCAAGATCGTGCGGTGGCCTTGAAGGCGATAGGTGATATTCAGTCTGAAGAGTCAGTTGCTTTTATGAAAGAAGAGCAAGAAAAATGGCAGGCAGAGACAGGCTTAGAAGCGACTTGGAATCAAAAGATACTGTCATTGTATCTCGATTAA
- a CDS encoding FAD-dependent oxidoreductase, giving the protein MKSEQHDWAMCPQCQGRGKKSKRLRKKVRLSYQRALADFEKSNGDGEPPVRPKGHLDTCPHCQGCGLQPASSPTVAQTAHYPHLAIIGGGIGGVALAVACLHRGIPFTLYERDRSFDARSQGYGLTLQQASKAMAELGVVSLAEGVVSTRHVVHTTEGKEIGEWGIRKWAPSALKATPKRTNIHIARQSLRAALLAQLGGHDAVQWGHELVDVQPSASDGVTLSFHLDGQATQHAHADLVVGADGIRSAVRRLLIGEQASPLNYLGCLVVLGICPLTAIDVDDRSLLDSATVFQTANGNERIYIMPFDADSVMWQLSFPMPEHEAKALSAQGAEALKQDACRRCQWHNPIPQILAATQAAQVSGYPVYDRALLVPELLQPGGPVTLIGDAAHPMSPFKGQGANQALLDALSLARGIIKGCGPLTPWREAGVRASVLAEFEAEMLQRSATKVQDSAEAAEFLHSDVVLHEGDEPRGRVLKRAESDGNNKT; this is encoded by the coding sequence GTGAAATCAGAGCAGCATGACTGGGCGATGTGCCCACAATGCCAGGGGCGCGGCAAGAAAAGTAAGCGGTTGCGTAAGAAGGTGCGGCTCAGTTACCAGCGTGCGTTGGCAGATTTTGAAAAATCCAACGGTGATGGTGAACCGCCGGTTCGCCCCAAGGGCCATCTCGACACCTGCCCACACTGTCAGGGTTGCGGGCTGCAGCCCGCCAGCAGCCCGACCGTGGCACAGACAGCCCACTACCCACACCTTGCCATTATCGGTGGCGGTATCGGTGGTGTGGCGCTTGCCGTTGCCTGCTTACACCGTGGCATTCCCTTTACCCTGTATGAGCGTGACCGCAGCTTCGATGCCCGCTCGCAGGGTTATGGCCTAACACTGCAGCAGGCCAGTAAGGCGATGGCTGAGCTGGGGGTGGTATCGTTGGCTGAGGGGGTGGTGTCAACCCGACATGTGGTGCATACCACCGAGGGCAAGGAAATCGGTGAGTGGGGCATCCGAAAATGGGCGCCGTCAGCGCTGAAGGCGACACCCAAGCGTACCAATATCCATATTGCCAGACAGTCATTGCGTGCAGCATTGCTGGCGCAGTTAGGTGGGCACGACGCGGTGCAGTGGGGGCATGAGTTGGTCGATGTTCAGCCATCTGCCAGCGACGGTGTGACTCTCAGTTTTCACCTCGACGGTCAAGCGACTCAACACGCCCATGCCGATCTGGTGGTGGGTGCTGATGGTATTCGCAGTGCGGTTCGCAGGCTGTTGATCGGCGAACAGGCGTCGCCACTGAATTACCTGGGCTGCCTGGTGGTGCTGGGTATTTGCCCACTTACCGCCATCGATGTCGACGACCGGTCGCTGTTGGATTCGGCCACGGTATTCCAAACCGCCAATGGCAATGAGCGGATTTATATTATGCCCTTCGATGCCGATTCGGTGATGTGGCAGCTGAGTTTTCCGATGCCAGAGCATGAGGCCAAGGCCTTGAGTGCACAGGGCGCAGAAGCGCTGAAGCAGGATGCCTGCCGCCGCTGTCAGTGGCACAATCCTATTCCGCAGATTTTGGCAGCGACTCAGGCAGCTCAGGTGTCGGGTTACCCGGTCTATGACCGCGCACTGCTCGTACCAGAATTATTGCAACCGGGTGGGCCGGTGACGCTGATTGGCGATGCCGCGCATCCGATGAGTCCCTTCAAAGGGCAGGGGGCCAACCAGGCATTGCTGGATGCGCTGTCGCTGGCCCGAGGCATTATCAAGGGCTGCGGCCCATTAACACCATGGCGAGAAGCCGGCGTCAGGGCCAGTGTGCTGGCGGAGTTTGAGGCCGAAATGCTACAGCGCAGTGCCACCAAGGTGCAGGATTCCGCCGAGGCCGCCGAGTTTTTACACTCCGATGTGGTACTGCACGAGGGTGACGAACCGAGGGGGCGGGTGTTGAAGCGGGCGGAGAGTGATGGCAACAATAAAACATGA
- a CDS encoding glycoside hydrolase family 2 TIM barrel-domain containing protein — translation MATMPAVASRTRLRRATPTLFITSLLLMATGCGDRNESHQGAAKNAAPAVVNRFDLTADTVAACTQAASHDVADNDENPLFKPNDFKPVKPNEPLLANVRARNTQTLNGEWNYIVDQLGVGDASPLLRGGVGENASYGASELLEYKFTDAYQLQVPGDWNTQQDALFWYRGIVWYQRDFNYQPVTGERSHIYFGGANFAKDVYVNGTLVIRHEGGFTPFNTDVTDYLKPGNNSVVVKVNSMSGPAQIPTEYNDWMNYGGITRDVMLVQTPATVLRNYKVQLKNDSDNIVEGWVQLDGQQPQQQLVLTIPEAGIQQTIETDTNGYATFSFAADLSLWSPQSPKLYEVELSYGSHSISDQIGFRDITTEGEDILLNGESIFLRGISNHEESLIHPGRAHSQADAEAVISRLKELNANFIRLAHYPHNEYIVRAADKAGILVWSELPVYHNIDFKNPCTLASAKRQYSEMIDRDQNRAAVVLWSLGNETPESDARDAFFKSMAEHVIEQDDTRLLTAALLGFGGMEDVGKYIGKLLYAEDNAVAGMFINPDPVVIEITDPLGEFVDVLGYNEYLGWYLSGMLVDGMRAQGMEVTEAQVRELMLSEMIKFKIVSSFNKPLVISEFGAGAKKGRRGGKLDVWTEDYQVQVYKQQLTMLANSPALRGVSPWVLKDFRAPYRLNTDTQEYWNRKGLVSEQNEPKLVFEFLSDYYQKKAASM, via the coding sequence ATGGCTACTATGCCTGCTGTTGCCAGCCGCACTCGACTGCGCCGCGCCACCCCGACACTGTTTATCACCTCGTTATTACTGATGGCCACCGGCTGTGGTGATCGTAACGAAAGCCATCAGGGCGCTGCCAAGAATGCAGCGCCTGCCGTCGTTAACCGTTTCGATTTAACCGCCGACACCGTCGCCGCCTGCACCCAGGCAGCCAGTCACGATGTGGCTGATAATGACGAAAATCCACTGTTTAAACCCAACGATTTTAAACCGGTTAAGCCTAACGAACCACTGCTGGCGAATGTGCGAGCCAGAAACACGCAAACGCTGAACGGCGAGTGGAACTACATTGTCGACCAGCTCGGTGTTGGCGATGCCAGCCCATTACTGCGGGGTGGCGTCGGTGAAAATGCCAGCTACGGGGCCAGCGAATTATTAGAATATAAATTTACCGATGCTTATCAATTACAGGTGCCGGGAGACTGGAATACGCAACAGGATGCATTGTTTTGGTACAGGGGCATCGTCTGGTATCAACGCGATTTTAATTATCAGCCGGTGACCGGTGAACGCAGCCATATCTATTTCGGCGGCGCCAACTTTGCCAAGGATGTTTATGTTAACGGCACCCTGGTGATTCGTCACGAGGGTGGTTTTACCCCGTTTAATACCGACGTTACTGACTATCTTAAGCCCGGTAATAACAGCGTCGTGGTTAAGGTTAACTCGATGAGTGGCCCGGCGCAGATTCCCACTGAATACAACGATTGGATGAACTATGGCGGCATCACCCGCGATGTGATGTTGGTGCAAACCCCGGCCACGGTTTTGCGCAATTATAAGGTTCAGCTAAAGAACGACAGCGACAATATTGTCGAGGGCTGGGTACAACTCGACGGCCAACAGCCACAGCAACAGTTGGTGCTCACTATCCCCGAGGCCGGTATCCAGCAGACCATCGAAACCGACACTAACGGTTACGCTACATTCTCTTTCGCTGCCGACTTATCCCTGTGGTCGCCGCAGTCGCCCAAGCTGTATGAGGTTGAGTTGAGCTATGGCAGCCACAGCATCAGTGATCAGATTGGTTTCAGAGACATTACAACCGAAGGTGAGGATATTTTACTCAACGGTGAATCGATCTTCCTGCGCGGGATTTCCAACCATGAGGAGTCGCTGATTCATCCTGGCCGTGCCCACAGTCAGGCCGACGCTGAGGCGGTGATCAGCCGCCTAAAAGAATTGAATGCAAACTTTATTCGCCTTGCCCACTACCCGCACAATGAATATATCGTTAGGGCTGCCGATAAGGCCGGTATTCTAGTCTGGTCTGAGCTGCCGGTGTATCACAATATCGATTTTAAAAACCCCTGTACCTTGGCCAGCGCCAAGCGTCAGTACAGCGAGATGATCGACCGCGATCAAAACCGCGCCGCCGTGGTGTTGTGGAGCCTGGGTAATGAGACGCCAGAGAGCGATGCCCGCGATGCCTTTTTTAAGTCGATGGCTGAACACGTCATCGAGCAGGATGACACCCGTCTGCTAACCGCCGCACTCTTAGGTTTCGGTGGCATGGAAGATGTGGGCAAGTATATCGGCAAGCTGCTCTACGCCGAAGATAACGCCGTCGCCGGTATGTTTATCAACCCAGATCCCGTGGTGATCGAGATCACCGACCCCCTCGGTGAGTTTGTCGATGTGTTGGGTTACAACGAGTATTTGGGCTGGTACTTATCCGGCATGTTAGTCGACGGCATGCGCGCCCAGGGCATGGAGGTGACCGAGGCGCAGGTGCGTGAGTTAATGCTGTCAGAGATGATTAAATTTAAAATTGTCTCCTCGTTTAACAAGCCGCTGGTCATCAGCGAGTTTGGTGCCGGCGCCAAGAAGGGCCGTCGCGGTGGCAAGCTGGATGTCTGGACCGAGGATTACCAGGTACAGGTGTATAAGCAGCAGCTCACCATGCTGGCAAACAGCCCGGCACTGCGCGGTGTATCACCCTGGGTGCTGAAAGACTTCCGCGCCCCGTATCGCCTCAACACCGATACCCAAGAGTACTGGAACCGCAAAGGTCTGGTGTCTGAGCAGAACGAGCCCAAGTTGGTGTTTGAGTTCTTGAGTGATTATTATCAGAAGAAAGCTGCCTCTATGTAG
- a CDS encoding ExbD/TolR family protein, producing the protein MALVNARKKKSFFDTKLNLVSLMDIFTILVFFLLLNSGESEELEQAKFITLPDSSAKGDVKADIMIVVSGDQILFDGKPLLYLADLDVSKNNTIELLQQALVEHRSVLQAEAELELDPELLAEKQQAGFNATILGDQTVPYHLLKTIMTTCNAAEFRNISLAVNQVTGPILASGQVASIGE; encoded by the coding sequence ATGGCCTTGGTCAATGCACGCAAGAAAAAAAGTTTTTTTGATACCAAGCTAAATCTGGTGTCACTGATGGATATTTTTACCATCTTGGTTTTTTTCTTACTGCTTAACAGCGGTGAGAGTGAGGAGTTGGAACAGGCGAAATTTATTACCCTGCCGGATTCTTCGGCCAAGGGCGATGTGAAGGCCGATATTATGATTGTGGTCAGTGGTGATCAAATTTTATTCGACGGCAAGCCATTACTGTATTTGGCTGACTTAGATGTGAGTAAAAATAATACTATCGAGTTATTACAGCAGGCGCTGGTCGAACACCGCAGTGTGCTGCAGGCAGAGGCGGAGCTTGAACTCGACCCTGAACTGCTGGCAGAGAAACAACAGGCAGGCTTTAATGCGACGATTTTAGGCGATCAAACCGTGCCATATCATCTGTTGAAAACCATTATGACGACCTGTAATGCCGCCGAGTTCCGCAATATATCGCTGGCGGTTAACCAGGTGACCGGACCGATCTTGGCCAGTGGTCAAGTGGCGAGCATAGGGGAGTAG
- a CDS encoding BLUF domain-containing protein — protein MHLIRLVYASKVEYDLEEADINAILNASKQNNLEKNITGALCYSNRFFLQCLEGSRLDVNALYHHILADGRHSQSAILQYSEIDQREFDDWSMGYIPPALVSGQLISKFSGKADFDPYSMSGESCYLLLKALASLGITES, from the coding sequence ATGCACCTGATAAGACTTGTTTATGCCAGCAAAGTAGAATACGACTTAGAAGAAGCTGATATAAACGCTATTCTAAATGCCAGTAAGCAAAACAATTTGGAAAAGAATATTACCGGGGCGCTGTGTTATAGCAATCGATTCTTTTTGCAGTGTTTAGAAGGCTCGCGCCTGGATGTTAATGCCCTGTATCATCATATTTTGGCCGATGGCCGCCATAGTCAATCGGCGATATTACAATACAGCGAGATTGATCAACGTGAATTTGATGACTGGTCGATGGGGTATATCCCCCCCGCCTTGGTGTCGGGACAGTTGATCAGCAAATTTTCGGGGAAGGCCGATTTTGACCCCTATAGCATGAGTGGTGAGTCGTGCTACTTACTGCTAAAAGCATTAGCCAGTCTGGGCATTACAGAGTCTTGA